Proteins from a single region of Helicobacter sp. 'house sparrow 1':
- the rpsL gene encoding 30S ribosomal protein S12 produces MPTINQLIRKERKKVIKKTKSPALVECPQRRGVCTRVYTTTPKKPNSALRKVAKVKLTSKIEVISYIPGEGHNLQEHSIVLVRGGRVKDLPGVKYHIIRGALDTSGVAKRTVSRSKYGTKRAKQGDKK; encoded by the coding sequence GTGCCAACTATAAATCAGTTAATTCGTAAGGAAAGAAAAAAGGTTATTAAAAAAACTAAATCCCCAGCTCTCGTTGAATGTCCTCAAAGAAGGGGAGTTTGCACTCGTGTTTATACAACAACTCCAAAGAAGCCAAACTCAGCTTTAAGAAAAGTTGCAAAAGTAAAACTTACGAGTAAGATTGAGGTGATTAGTTATATCCCAGGTGAGGGACATAATTTGCAAGAGCACTCTATTGTTTTAGTTAGAGGCGGAAGGGTAAAAGACTTACCAGGTGTTAAGTATCATATTATTAGAGGGGCATTGGATACTTCAGGGGTAGCAAAGAGAACGGTTTCTAGAAGTAAGTATGGAACTAAAAGAGCAAAACAAGGTGATAAAAAGTAA
- the rpsG gene encoding 30S ribosomal protein S7 yields MRRRKAPVREILGDPIYNNKVVTKFINKMMYDGKKSIAEKIIYAAFEKIEEKSGEKGIEVFEKALDKVKPLVEVRSRRVGGATYQVPVEVRPTRQQSLSIRWILEATRKRNERTMIDRLANELMDAANDRGAAFKKKEDVHKMAEANKAFAHYRW; encoded by the coding sequence ATGAGAAGAAGAAAGGCTCCAGTTAGAGAAATTTTAGGTGATCCTATTTATAACAATAAGGTTGTAACAAAGTTTATTAATAAGATGATGTATGATGGCAAAAAGAGCATCGCAGAAAAGATTATTTATGCGGCCTTTGAGAAAATTGAAGAAAAAAGTGGTGAGAAAGGGATAGAAGTTTTTGAAAAGGCTTTAGATAAGGTAAAACCACTTGTAGAAGTTAGAAGCAGAAGAGTAGGGGGAGCTACTTATCAGGTTCCTGTAGAAGTGAGACCTACAAGACAACAATCATTATCTATCAGATGGATTTTAGAGGCCACTAGAAAAAGAAATGAAAGAACAATGATTGATAGACTTGCAAATGAGTTGATGGATGCAGCAAATGATAGAGGTGCGGCATTTAAGAAAAAAGAAGATGTTCATAAGATGGCAGAAGCTAATAAAGCATTTGCACACTATAGATGGTAA